The nucleotide sequence CTCACAAACCAGGAGGCGGCCCAGGTAACAGAGGACCCGGCCCTGCGGGAACGTTTTTTCCGCGAGTTGGCCCGAAACGTGGCGGTGATCGTCAATGTGATGAATCTGGATAATCTCTTTGTGGGCGGCGATGTCCTGAAATACCAGCAGGAGCTGGACCCCATTCTTCATGAAGAGATCCAGCGAAACTGGCCCTATGACACCCCGGTGCAGTGTCAGATCTCTTTTTCCTCCTTTGGGGAGAACGCCGTGGTCTACGGAGCGGCCGGTATGATCCTGGACAGAATCTTTTCGGACCAGATCTTTCCCTTGGGAGATATCCGCAACCGTCACGGCCGTGCAGAGGTACTAAGCAAGTTTACCGAGGCCATTCTTGGCCTCGGAGAACGATAAAAGCCCCTCGGGGCAAAATCGGGACCATGAAAGGTCCCCTAGGGAGGTTTCAGATGATTTTTTTCAGACGATTGATGGTTGCAGCCCTGGCTGTAACGGTCTCGGCGGGAGTGGTCTTTGCCGGCGGAGGGCAGGAAAAGGAAGACGACGGAACCGTAAAACTCGAGATTTTCCATTATCTTGACCTGGCCGATAACACGGAGACAGAGAACTTCCATGCCGTGGTCCGGGCCTTTCAGGAAAAACACCCCGAGATCAGACTCGAGTTTGATTATCTCTTCGACGAAGCCTTTCATAACAAGCTTCAGGCTATGGCCGTTGCCCGACAACTGCCGGACGTGATGTTTCTCTGGCCCGACAAACGCACCGGCCACGTCACCGGATCCGGCCTGATCAAGGATTTGCGTCCCTGGATCGAACCGGTACGCGACCAGTTTGCTCCGGCGGCCCTGGTTCCCCAGGGACCGAACGGAGAGATCTGGGAACTGCCCGAGCAGATTACCACCACTCACGTGATGTACACCAACGACCGCCTTCTGGAGGAACTGGGCCTTTCCTTTCCGGAGACCCTGGAAGAGCTGATCGCCCAGGGTGAGGTGATTCGTGCTGCGGGGTACACTCCCATCGCCATGGATAACGGTGGTGGTTGGCAGATGCAGAGCACCCTCCTGAGCACTCTGGTTGAGCGGACCGGCGGAAGAGCGTGGCTTGAACGTGCTGCGGCCGGCCGGGGAGCAGCCTTCACAGATTCCCAGTTTGTACGGGCTCTGGAAGTTATACAGCGTCTGTTCCAGGAGGAAATGTTCTCACCGGGCCTTAACCAGGCGGAATACGGTCAGGCCATGACCGACTTTGTGAACGACCGGGCTGTCTACTTCATTGACGGAGGATGGCGCACAAGAAACCTGGCCACGGAACTCACACCAGAGCAGCAGAAAACAACGTCCTACAATGTATTCCCCCGACTCTCCAACGAGCAGGGAGCGCCCGGAGCCACATCGATCGTCCCGGGAACGGGTCACGGCATGAATGCCAATCTCTCCGGTGAGAAGGCTGATGCTGCCTGGACCTGGATCTACTTCTTTGCCGGACCCGAAGGATCCCGGATTAAGGCAGAGCAGGGATGGGTTCCCGCTGTCGTGGGCATTCTCGACGACAACGCCCCTCTGATGACACGAAAACTGGCCGATTTTCTCGCCGTTACTCCCGGGGGC is from Alkalispirochaeta americana and encodes:
- a CDS encoding ABC transporter substrate-binding protein, with protein sequence MIFFRRLMVAALAVTVSAGVVFAGGGQEKEDDGTVKLEIFHYLDLADNTETENFHAVVRAFQEKHPEIRLEFDYLFDEAFHNKLQAMAVARQLPDVMFLWPDKRTGHVTGSGLIKDLRPWIEPVRDQFAPAALVPQGPNGEIWELPEQITTTHVMYTNDRLLEELGLSFPETLEELIAQGEVIRAAGYTPIAMDNGGGWQMQSTLLSTLVERTGGRAWLERAAAGRGAAFTDSQFVRALEVIQRLFQEEMFSPGLNQAEYGQAMTDFVNDRAVYFIDGGWRTRNLATELTPEQQKTTSYNVFPRLSNEQGAPGATSIVPGTGHGMNANLSGEKADAAWTWIYFFAGPEGSRIKAEQGWVPAVVGILDDNAPLMTRKLADFLAVTPGGYVIDSIMDAEGMSILQPALQEMMFGAISPEEAARRYENWVAANDSSRR